Within the Magnetospirillum sp. ME-1 genome, the region CGGATGGACGCAATCAATGCATCCCGCAATGGCTTCAATGGTTCTCTCGAGAGAACCGCCATCAAAAGCAATTCCGTCAATTTTTCAAGCTTGTCTGGCGCCTCTATATGTGACAAATGCCTAACTGTATCTACAAAGCATTGATCAAGTGCGCTTTTGGTCTGTTCTGAGTTCGAATTCATGGTCCATTTGTTCGCAATGTTTATTTGATGAGGCCGCGTTTGGCGCGTATTTTTGGTTAATCCTTGAAAATCTGTTCCTCATGGATCCGCCGCAATGCCTCCTCAATATGATCGGCAACGGCGGGATTCTCGGCCAATTGCATCAGAGATTTGCCCCCAAACCTCTCCTGCGGCTCCGTCAACCAGATGCAGGCCTTATCCTCATCGCCGAACACATGGTTCGCCAAAAGGGTTAAACGGTGGGCTCGGCCGACACTGATCCCGGTCAGCACAGGTTGCGGCGGTTCGGGCGTGACTGTCTCAACGATGCCCTGTGGGTCATCTCCGACGAGAATCTGGCGGATCTTGGCGACGATCTCCGCCAGTTTCGCCTCTCGATCAGGTTCGCTATCCACCGTGATCATCATCGTCCAATAGGCTCCAAGCGCGTCTCAAAACCCTTGTTCGTCCAGACTTTCGCATTATCTACTGGGCCGGCCATCAACTGACAAGGTGCTAAGCGTGGACGAAATTGTTACCGCCAACGAACGGGAGGAATTGATGGCCAATTTGGCCATCCAGGTTGCTCTCAGCCACCAGCCCAAGGCCCCGACCACCTGCAGGGAAGCCTTCTTACTGGCCAGCATGCTGGCATATCCGGCGTCACCGGATGTCGGTGCGCCCAAATGGGAATTCCGCGTGG harbors:
- a CDS encoding MbcA/ParS/Xre antitoxin family protein, encoding MMITVDSEPDREAKLAEIVAKIRQILVGDDPQGIVETVTPEPPQPVLTGISVGRAHRLTLLANHVFGDEDKACIWLTEPQERFGGKSLMQLAENPAVADHIEEALRRIHEEQIFKD